Proteins from a genomic interval of Gordonia sp. SL306:
- a CDS encoding cytochrome P450: MVAAQPVGGSVADSITSSDPSPVLPPGPHLPAFVQGLGFVARRRQTLAAFARRYGPAFTLRIPLFGKVVVIADPTMAKQLFTTPTDQVVNVRPNLGRILGDGSMFALEGTDHRRRRKLLTPPLHGRRIKQYEAVVAEEFDAEARTWRMGSEFATLEPMMRVTLNVILRTVFGADGRELDTLRDIIPPLVTVGSRLASTPDLPFSLGRLDPRRSFATRRQIYVDTLATLITKAREDPRLDERDDILALMLQSTYDDGSSMTDAEIGDELLTLLVAGHETTATTLAWAIERLQRNPDVLRRLVDEADEGGSELRMATIMEIQRSRPVIDLAGRHVVTDLLDLGRYRIPRGYNVLVAISLLHDDSRQFADPERFDPGRFVGSTPGQAWLPFGGGTRRCIGAAFAHMEMDVVLRSLLRDFVIEPTSANGEAWHSRGVAYSPRRGGRVTLRRRAATG, encoded by the coding sequence ATGGTCGCCGCACAACCCGTCGGAGGATCCGTCGCCGACTCGATCACATCGTCCGACCCGTCGCCGGTGCTGCCACCCGGACCGCATCTGCCCGCGTTCGTGCAGGGGCTCGGGTTCGTGGCCCGGCGCCGGCAGACACTCGCCGCGTTCGCCCGTCGGTACGGCCCGGCGTTCACACTCCGAATCCCGTTGTTCGGCAAGGTTGTCGTCATCGCCGATCCGACCATGGCCAAGCAGCTGTTCACCACGCCAACCGACCAGGTCGTCAACGTCCGGCCGAATCTGGGCCGCATCCTCGGCGACGGATCGATGTTCGCACTCGAGGGCACCGACCACCGCCGCCGGCGCAAACTCCTCACGCCCCCACTGCACGGACGGAGGATCAAACAGTACGAAGCCGTGGTCGCCGAGGAGTTCGACGCCGAGGCACGGACCTGGCGAATGGGCAGCGAGTTCGCCACCCTCGAACCGATGATGCGCGTGACGCTCAATGTCATCCTCCGGACGGTCTTCGGCGCAGACGGGCGCGAGCTCGACACCCTGCGCGACATCATCCCGCCGCTGGTGACGGTCGGCTCCCGCCTCGCATCCACCCCCGACCTCCCGTTCTCCCTGGGCCGTCTGGACCCACGGCGCAGCTTCGCGACCCGCAGGCAGATCTACGTCGACACCCTCGCGACGCTCATCACCAAGGCACGCGAGGACCCCCGGCTCGACGAGCGCGACGACATCCTCGCGCTGATGCTGCAGAGCACCTACGACGACGGTTCGTCGATGACCGACGCCGAGATCGGCGACGAGTTGCTGACGCTCCTGGTGGCCGGCCACGAGACCACCGCGACCACGTTGGCCTGGGCAATCGAACGGCTGCAACGCAATCCGGACGTTCTTCGCAGACTGGTCGACGAGGCCGACGAGGGTGGCAGCGAGCTCCGGATGGCCACCATCATGGAGATCCAGCGCAGTCGCCCGGTCATCGACCTGGCCGGCCGCCACGTGGTCACCGATCTCCTCGACCTCGGCCGGTACCGGATCCCACGGGGCTACAACGTCCTGGTCGCCATCTCCCTCCTCCATGATGACAGCCGCCAATTCGCCGACCCGGAACGCTTCGATCCCGGCCGGTTCGTCGGGAGCACTCCGGGACAGGCCTGGCTGCCGTTCGGCGGCGGGACCCGCCGGTGCATCGGCGCCGCGTTCGCCCACATGGAGATGGATGTCGTCCTGCGAAGCCTGCTGCGGGACTTCGTCATCGAGCCGACATCGGCCAACGGCGAGGCGTGG